One Novosphingobium sp. G106 DNA segment encodes these proteins:
- a CDS encoding bifunctional diguanylate cyclase/phosphodiesterase, translating to MAVANIFKGIGGTRKPGAGAYGNANLRLEVLEDFENAGSGWLWATDAAGHLIYISEHAAAKLECPLEQLLAQPLAALFEPDLEDGDSSGRSLNFRLTAHNKIADTPVRFAPSRAERTAWWSLSGQPKFDANGEFVGYRGSAKDITTEYERKLEDLHLSEYDSLTGLANRHRMGRQLGQTLSAFKAAKRSCALMMLDLDRFKAVNDTMGHPAGDDLLKQVAQRLRRVIGERGEIGRLGGDEFQIILPDIDDRGKLGELSDKLIQMISQPYPIGDKRASIGTSVGIAIAPYDGLEMEELISHSDLALYAAKHGGRGQFRFYSADLKSEAEERRLVDEDLRAALLNDELELHYQPVVRASDHVVIGFEGLARWQHPERGAVGPNVFIPIAEESNLINELGEWALRRACTDATHWPETVRVAVNVSARQFTNPAFVGIVEAALAESGLAPGRLELELTETIFMGDSEETDATFRALKGLGVRLALDDFGTGYSSLSYLRSAPFDKIKVDRTFVDSCTEKDQNSAKIIAAIIGLSDALNMETTVEGVEAFDQYHVVCDKGARYIQGWIYSKALPQQQILENIAAQNFRIEPAGPDRHRSERRSMFRRVGVIHEDHRYEALMRELSRTGASIEGLLGVPVGTGLVLDMGGGQLVVCTVMRVAEHKLGVEFETPLVSDGAGGLCTRHRVSPYALAAAGMPLVALSEGQPIPTLVGGGQPSRPQFVQVVAA from the coding sequence ATGGCGGTAGCGAACATCTTCAAGGGCATCGGAGGCACGCGAAAGCCGGGGGCCGGCGCCTATGGCAATGCCAATCTGCGCCTGGAAGTGCTCGAGGACTTCGAGAACGCGGGGAGCGGCTGGCTCTGGGCGACCGACGCCGCGGGGCACCTGATCTACATTTCCGAACATGCCGCCGCGAAGCTGGAATGCCCGCTGGAACAGCTGCTCGCACAGCCGCTTGCCGCGCTGTTCGAGCCCGATCTTGAGGACGGCGACAGCTCGGGCCGCTCGCTCAATTTCCGCCTGACCGCACACAACAAGATCGCCGACACGCCGGTACGCTTCGCGCCCAGCCGGGCAGAGCGCACCGCCTGGTGGTCGCTCTCGGGCCAGCCCAAGTTCGATGCGAACGGTGAATTCGTCGGCTATCGCGGCAGCGCCAAGGACATCACCACCGAATACGAGCGCAAGCTCGAGGATCTGCACCTGTCCGAATATGACTCGCTGACCGGCCTTGCCAACCGCCACCGTATGGGCCGCCAGCTCGGCCAGACGCTGTCCGCGTTCAAGGCAGCCAAGCGCTCCTGCGCGCTGATGATGCTCGATCTCGACCGGTTCAAGGCGGTCAACGACACGATGGGCCACCCCGCCGGCGACGACCTGCTTAAGCAGGTGGCGCAGCGGCTGCGGCGCGTGATCGGCGAGCGCGGCGAGATCGGCCGGCTCGGCGGCGACGAGTTCCAGATCATCCTTCCGGACATCGACGACCGCGGTAAGCTCGGCGAGCTGTCGGACAAGCTGATCCAGATGATCTCGCAGCCCTATCCGATCGGCGACAAGCGTGCCTCGATCGGCACGTCGGTGGGCATCGCCATCGCGCCTTACGACGGGCTGGAGATGGAAGAGCTGATCAGCCATTCCGACCTCGCGCTCTATGCCGCAAAGCACGGCGGCCGCGGCCAGTTCCGCTTCTATTCGGCCGACCTCAAGAGCGAGGCCGAGGAGCGCCGACTCGTCGACGAGGACCTGCGCGCGGCGCTGCTCAACGACGAGCTGGAGCTGCACTACCAGCCCGTCGTCCGCGCTTCCGACCACGTCGTCATCGGCTTCGAAGGGCTGGCGCGCTGGCAGCACCCTGAACGCGGCGCGGTCGGCCCCAACGTCTTCATCCCGATCGCCGAGGAATCGAACCTCATCAACGAGCTCGGCGAATGGGCGCTGCGCCGCGCCTGCACCGACGCGACGCATTGGCCCGAAACGGTCCGCGTCGCGGTCAACGTCTCGGCACGCCAGTTCACCAACCCCGCCTTCGTCGGCATCGTCGAGGCGGCTCTGGCCGAAAGCGGCCTGGCCCCTGGCCGGCTCGAGCTGGAACTCACCGAGACCATCTTCATGGGCGACAGCGAGGAGACCGACGCGACCTTCCGCGCGCTCAAGGGCCTCGGCGTCCGGCTCGCGCTCGACGATTTCGGCACGGGCTATTCGTCGCTCAGCTATTTGCGCTCGGCGCCCTTCGACAAGATCAAGGTCGACCGCACTTTTGTCGATTCCTGCACCGAGAAGGACCAGAACAGCGCAAAGATCATTGCCGCGATCATCGGCCTGTCGGACGCGCTGAACATGGAAACCACGGTCGAGGGCGTCGAGGCCTTCGACCAGTACCACGTCGTCTGCGACAAGGGCGCGCGCTACATCCAGGGCTGGATCTATTCGAAGGCGCTGCCGCAGCAGCAGATCCTCGAGAACATCGCCGCGCAGAACTTCCGCATCGAGCCCGCCGGGCCCGACCGCCACCGCTCGGAGCGCCGCTCGATGTTCCGCCGCGTCGGCGTGATCCACGAGGACCACCGCTACGAAGCGCTGATGCGAGAGCTTTCGCGCACCGGCGCCTCGATCGAGGGCCTGCTCGGCGTGCCCGTCGGCACCGGGCTGGTGCTAGACATGGGCGGCGGCCAGCTCGTGGTTTGCACGGTCATGCGCGTGGCCGAGCACAAGCTGGGGGTCGAGTTCGAGACGCCGCTGGTCAGCGACGGCGCCGGCGGCCTCTGCACCCGCCACCGCGTATCGCCCTATGCCCTCGCCGCCGCAGGGATGCCGCTCGTCGCCCTGTCCGAAGGCCAGCCGATCCCGACGCTGGTCGGTGGCGGCCAGCCCAGCCGGCCGCAATTCGTGCAGGTCGTCGCGGCCTAG
- a CDS encoding acyltransferase codes for MIAIDGARSATHKSDAASSRLPLLDGLRGIAAILVMLHHEPTYFGYEGLFPRAYLAVDFFFMLSGFVLTLSYEERLRTSSASGFLIFRICRLWPLLAVGIVMGAVQQFIWEPNHTSMVLAITAFSLLFLPVFAGNCGLYQLNGPQWSVTFELIANFVHAKFLSRLSDAQLLGFVGGSAVMLVLVGQKFGNLAIGDTVGNWWGGFFRVGFGYGLGVFFARRFGRSQPGTPLLWFWGLAIVPMILILLPVVPLPRAAGDCLAVLVLLPMAFWLAIRAQVGERFAGPLLLLGSISYPLYAIHVPVLAASRALAHGQPAETQLAIRAGSIAVIFVLSWALARSSLSKGIRLGRLPWLFQSRMQRVS; via the coding sequence GTGATTGCAATCGACGGCGCCCGCTCAGCAACGCACAAATCGGACGCGGCTTCGTCGCGATTGCCTTTGCTCGACGGCCTGCGCGGCATCGCCGCGATACTGGTCATGCTGCATCACGAACCGACCTACTTTGGCTACGAGGGCCTGTTCCCGCGCGCCTATCTCGCCGTAGACTTCTTTTTCATGCTCAGCGGCTTCGTCCTTACGCTGTCCTACGAGGAGCGCCTCAGAACGAGCTCCGCGTCTGGCTTCCTCATCTTCCGCATCTGCAGATTGTGGCCGTTGCTCGCTGTCGGCATCGTGATGGGCGCTGTTCAGCAGTTCATATGGGAACCCAATCATACGAGCATGGTCCTGGCGATTACCGCGTTCAGCCTGCTGTTCCTGCCGGTGTTCGCCGGCAACTGCGGCCTCTATCAGCTGAACGGGCCGCAATGGTCGGTGACGTTCGAACTCATCGCCAATTTCGTGCACGCCAAGTTCCTGTCTCGGTTGAGCGATGCTCAATTGCTCGGTTTCGTCGGCGGGTCGGCCGTGATGCTGGTTCTGGTAGGACAAAAGTTCGGCAACCTGGCGATCGGAGATACCGTCGGCAACTGGTGGGGCGGCTTCTTCCGTGTCGGTTTCGGCTATGGGCTGGGCGTCTTCTTCGCGCGCCGTTTTGGCCGTTCGCAGCCCGGAACCCCACTGCTCTGGTTCTGGGGACTGGCGATAGTGCCGATGATCCTGATATTGCTGCCGGTCGTACCGCTGCCGCGGGCTGCAGGCGATTGCCTCGCCGTGCTGGTCCTGCTGCCCATGGCGTTTTGGCTGGCAATCCGCGCGCAGGTCGGAGAGCGTTTCGCCGGCCCGCTACTCCTCCTGGGGAGCATATCCTATCCGCTCTATGCGATCCACGTACCCGTCCTTGCCGCTTCGCGCGCGCTGGCGCATGGCCAGCCAGCGGAAACGCAGCTCGCCATCCGGGCCGGATCTATCGCGGTCATCTTTGTCCTGTCATGGGCCCTGGCGCGAAGTTCACTGAGCAAGGGCATCAGGCTGGGTCGGCTGCCTTGGCTCTTTCAGAGCCGCATGCAACGGGTATCCTGA
- a CDS encoding aldehyde dehydrogenase family protein, with translation MREYLQQFIGGQWVDSQGGKRHEVINPATEEACTVITMATAADVDAAVAAARAAFPAFSRTTVAERLELLDRICDLYKARLGDMAAAISEEMGAPISFANAAQAPAGLGHLKSARRALEAFQWEEELRGARVVHEPIGVVGMITPWNWPINQIAAKVGPALAGGNTMVLKPSEECPANAIIFAEILAEAGVPAGVFNLINGNGPEAGAALSSHPDVDMISFTGSTRAGIAIAQAAAPTVKRVHQELGGKGPNLVLPGADLDAHLGKTLSGVLGNSGQTCIAPTRLIVQQDQKADVEAFAQRMFAATQVGNPSEEGGHLGPVVNKSQFEKIQGLIQSAIDEGATLVQGGTGMPDNVNRGYYVRPTVFSDVTPQMRIFREETFGPVATITSYDTLDQGIALANDTDYGLSAAVTGDPELAKGVVGQLRAGLVGVNAWGPSSEAPFGGYKRSGNGREGGVYGLRDFLEVKTIVGG, from the coding sequence ATGCGCGAATACCTCCAGCAGTTCATCGGCGGCCAGTGGGTCGATAGCCAGGGCGGCAAGCGCCACGAGGTGATCAACCCCGCGACCGAGGAAGCCTGCACGGTCATCACCATGGCCACCGCCGCCGACGTCGACGCCGCCGTCGCCGCCGCGCGCGCCGCCTTCCCCGCCTTCTCGCGCACCACGGTCGCCGAGCGGCTCGAACTGCTCGACCGCATCTGCGATCTCTACAAGGCCCGCCTCGGCGACATGGCCGCGGCCATCAGCGAGGAGATGGGCGCACCGATCTCGTTCGCCAATGCTGCTCAGGCGCCCGCCGGGCTAGGCCACCTCAAGTCCGCGCGCCGCGCGCTCGAGGCGTTCCAGTGGGAAGAGGAACTGCGCGGCGCCCGCGTCGTGCATGAGCCGATCGGAGTCGTCGGCATGATCACGCCGTGGAACTGGCCGATCAACCAGATCGCCGCCAAGGTCGGCCCCGCGCTCGCGGGCGGCAACACGATGGTGCTCAAGCCCAGCGAGGAATGCCCGGCCAACGCGATCATCTTCGCCGAGATCCTCGCCGAGGCCGGCGTGCCCGCGGGCGTGTTCAACCTGATCAACGGCAACGGGCCCGAGGCCGGCGCGGCGCTGTCGTCGCACCCCGATGTCGACATGATCAGCTTCACCGGCTCGACCCGCGCGGGCATCGCTATCGCCCAGGCCGCGGCGCCCACGGTCAAGCGCGTCCACCAGGAGCTTGGCGGCAAGGGACCCAACCTCGTCCTGCCCGGCGCTGATCTCGACGCGCACCTCGGCAAGACGCTGTCGGGCGTGCTCGGCAATTCGGGCCAGACCTGCATCGCGCCGACGCGGCTGATCGTCCAGCAGGACCAGAAGGCCGATGTCGAGGCCTTTGCCCAGCGGATGTTCGCCGCCACCCAGGTCGGCAATCCTTCCGAAGAAGGCGGCCACCTGGGTCCCGTCGTCAACAAGAGCCAGTTTGAGAAGATCCAGGGCCTGATCCAGTCGGCGATCGACGAAGGCGCGACGCTGGTCCAGGGGGGCACCGGCATGCCCGACAACGTCAACCGCGGTTACTACGTGCGCCCGACCGTGTTCAGCGACGTGACGCCCCAGATGCGCATCTTCCGCGAGGAGACCTTCGGACCGGTCGCGACGATCACCAGCTACGATACGCTCGACCAGGGCATCGCACTCGCCAACGACACCGATTACGGGCTCTCCGCGGCAGTGACGGGCGATCCCGAACTGGCCAAGGGCGTCGTCGGGCAACTGCGCGCCGGCCTCGTCGGGGTGAATGCCTGGGGGCCGTCGAGCGAGGCGCCGTTCGGCGGCTACAAGCGTTCGGGCAACGGCCGCGAGGGCGGCGTCTACGGCCTGCGCGACTTCCTCGAGGTTAAGACGATCGTCGGGGGCTGA
- a CDS encoding MFS transporter — protein MGTNRSFGVGWRQVFASMVVMACSGMIAPTYGIIAVHLASEFGSSRMVLMLAITVMSVAAGIISPIAGGFMDKSSLRRIMMIGVAGMVGGFFALSFVTSFAAVLVVYGLLMAASQSMAGPISGTVLLTRWFEKRRGAALGIAVSGIGAGSMIFPLVMQGLFDHFAWREGLRVLSLILACITVPALLLIVDRPSDRGLYPDGADAPPPLAKGASAPVALSAREIISDPAFWLLALVVTVILAGMMGSVTNIVPMARDLGVEANAAAFVVSVYAGMAFVAKLTFGAVADRISPRILMTAILAVFAAGMVALSMASTGYWMILLGAGLVGLGGMILPLQSFVAPRIFGPAVVGKAVGLLSLAQLVGLLVTPPVFGLIYDKTGSYSPIFVAFAVMAVGAMLVVPKIRLNLRATDIAPTASRSGGEPEPQPVP, from the coding sequence ATGGGCACGAATCGCAGCTTCGGCGTTGGCTGGCGCCAGGTTTTCGCCTCGATGGTCGTCATGGCCTGCTCGGGCATGATCGCGCCGACCTACGGCATCATCGCCGTCCATCTCGCCAGCGAGTTCGGCTCGAGCCGCATGGTGCTGATGCTGGCGATCACGGTCATGTCGGTTGCTGCCGGAATCATCTCGCCCATCGCCGGCGGGTTCATGGACAAGAGCTCGCTCAGGCGGATCATGATGATCGGCGTCGCCGGCATGGTCGGCGGCTTCTTCGCGCTGTCTTTCGTCACCTCCTTCGCGGCCGTGCTTGTGGTCTATGGCCTGCTCATGGCCGCCTCCCAGTCGATGGCCGGGCCGATCTCGGGCACGGTCCTGCTGACGCGCTGGTTCGAGAAACGCCGCGGCGCCGCGCTGGGCATCGCCGTCTCGGGGATCGGCGCGGGCAGCATGATCTTCCCGCTGGTGATGCAGGGCCTGTTCGATCATTTCGCCTGGCGCGAGGGGCTGCGCGTGCTCTCGCTGATCCTTGCCTGCATCACGGTGCCGGCGCTGCTGCTGATCGTCGACCGCCCGAGCGACCGCGGGCTCTATCCCGACGGTGCCGACGCGCCTCCCCCGCTGGCCAAGGGCGCCAGCGCACCGGTGGCGCTGTCCGCACGCGAGATCATCAGCGATCCGGCCTTCTGGCTCCTGGCTTTGGTCGTCACGGTGATCCTGGCGGGCATGATGGGTTCGGTGACCAACATCGTGCCGATGGCGCGCGACCTGGGTGTCGAGGCCAATGCCGCAGCCTTCGTCGTTTCGGTCTATGCCGGCATGGCCTTCGTCGCCAAGCTGACCTTCGGAGCCGTGGCCGACCGCATCAGCCCGCGCATCCTCATGACGGCGATCCTTGCAGTCTTCGCCGCGGGCATGGTCGCGCTGTCGATGGCATCGACTGGCTATTGGATGATCCTACTCGGTGCCGGCCTCGTCGGACTGGGCGGGATGATCCTGCCCCTGCAGAGCTTCGTGGCGCCGCGGATCTTCGGTCCGGCGGTGGTCGGCAAGGCAGTTGGTCTGCTGAGCCTCGCCCAGTTGGTCGGCCTGCTGGTTACACCACCGGTCTTCGGGCTCATCTACGACAAGACTGGCTCCTATTCGCCGATCTTCGTCGCCTTCGCGGTGATGGCGGTCGGCGCCATGCTGGTCGTGCCGAAGATCCGGCTGAACCTGCGCGCTACGGATATCGCCCCGACGGCTTCGCGCTCGGGTGGCGAACCGGAACCCCAGCCCGTCCCCTGA
- a CDS encoding potassium transporter Kup — protein sequence MDQTDGHHAHSESLPALAIGAIGVVFGDIGTSPLYALKESFIGHHPLTVDKAHVFGVLSLIFWTMLLIVTIKYVLVIMRADNKGEGGSLALLALIGSKLGVTRWTPAIAMLGVIATALFYGDAIITPAISVLSAVEGLTIVHPGFAQLVLPISVAILIGLFMIQSRGTAAVGKLFGPVMLVYFAVLAVLGIMGIARAPEVLLALSPAYALDFFLIDPALAFLALGSVVLAVTGAEALYADMGHFGRKAITVAWLWIAFPCLLLNYLGQSALLLHTPAAVENPFFLMAPDWARLPLVILATFATIIASQAVITGAYSVSQQAVQLGFLPRLRITHTSAKAAGQIYVPLVNWGLLVLVVLLVLGFKSSSNLAAAYGIAVTGTMFITACMLGVLTFTVWKWPKPIAVLVTGAFLLVDGAYFASNVTKIPDGGWFPLLVAAVTFMLLTTWANGRRIMRERLEEDSMPIELFIRSTGSSVRRIPGTSVFLASATEGVPPSLLHNLKHNHILHERVVLLTVVTKPVPHVAPDKRMKVEDLGQSFYRIVLDHGFMDEVDIPAELSTEQRAGGPFKPMETSYFLARQTLIASDRPGMAIWREKLFAWMVRNAQSAMEFFKLPTNRVIELGSQLEI from the coding sequence ATGGACCAGACCGACGGGCATCACGCCCATTCAGAAAGCCTCCCCGCGCTGGCGATCGGCGCGATCGGCGTCGTCTTCGGCGACATCGGGACCTCGCCGCTCTACGCGCTCAAGGAAAGCTTCATCGGCCACCACCCACTGACCGTGGACAAGGCGCACGTCTTCGGCGTGCTCTCGCTGATCTTCTGGACGATGCTGCTGATCGTCACGATCAAGTACGTCCTCGTCATCATGCGCGCCGACAACAAAGGCGAAGGCGGCAGCCTGGCGCTGCTCGCGCTGATCGGCAGCAAGCTGGGCGTGACGCGCTGGACTCCGGCCATCGCCATGCTCGGCGTGATCGCGACCGCGCTGTTCTATGGCGACGCGATCATCACCCCGGCCATCTCGGTACTCTCGGCGGTCGAGGGGCTGACGATCGTCCATCCGGGCTTCGCCCAGCTCGTCCTGCCGATCTCGGTCGCGATCCTCATCGGCCTGTTCATGATCCAGTCGCGCGGCACGGCGGCGGTCGGCAAGCTGTTCGGCCCGGTCATGCTGGTCTATTTCGCGGTTCTCGCCGTGCTCGGCATCATGGGCATCGCCCGCGCGCCCGAAGTCCTGCTGGCGCTGAGCCCGGCCTACGCGCTGGACTTCTTCCTGATCGATCCCGCGCTAGCCTTCCTGGCATTGGGCTCCGTCGTGCTGGCGGTGACCGGTGCCGAGGCGCTCTATGCCGACATGGGCCACTTCGGCCGCAAGGCAATTACCGTCGCCTGGCTGTGGATCGCCTTCCCCTGCCTGCTCCTCAACTATCTCGGCCAGTCGGCATTGCTGCTGCACACCCCCGCGGCCGTAGAGAATCCGTTCTTCCTGATGGCGCCCGACTGGGCGCGGCTGCCGCTGGTGATCCTCGCGACTTTCGCGACGATCATCGCCAGCCAGGCGGTGATCACCGGCGCCTATTCGGTGTCGCAACAGGCCGTCCAGCTCGGTTTCCTGCCACGACTGCGCATCACCCACACCAGCGCCAAGGCGGCGGGTCAGATCTACGTACCGCTGGTCAACTGGGGCCTGCTGGTGCTCGTCGTCCTGCTCGTGCTCGGCTTCAAGAGCTCGAGCAATCTCGCCGCCGCCTATGGCATCGCGGTAACCGGCACGATGTTCATCACCGCCTGCATGCTTGGCGTGCTGACTTTCACCGTGTGGAAATGGCCGAAGCCGATCGCCGTGCTCGTCACCGGCGCCTTCCTGCTGGTCGACGGCGCCTATTTCGCCTCGAACGTCACCAAGATTCCCGACGGCGGTTGGTTCCCCCTGCTGGTCGCCGCCGTAACCTTCATGCTTCTGACCACCTGGGCCAACGGCCGGCGCATCATGCGTGAGCGGCTGGAGGAGGATTCGATGCCGATCGAGCTGTTCATCCGCTCGACCGGATCGTCGGTGCGCCGGATCCCCGGCACGTCGGTCTTCCTCGCCTCGGCCACTGAAGGTGTTCCGCCCTCGCTGCTCCACAACCTCAAGCACAACCACATCCTGCACGAACGGGTGGTGCTGCTGACCGTGGTGACCAAGCCGGTGCCGCACGTCGCGCCGGACAAGCGGATGAAAGTCGAGGATCTCGGGCAGTCGTTCTACCGCATCGTCCTCGATCACGGCTTCATGGACGAGGTAGATATCCCGGCCGAGCTGTCCACCGAGCAGCGCGCCGGCGGGCCGTTCAAGCCGATGGAGACCAGCTACTTCCTCGCCCGGCAAACGCTGATCGCCTCGGACCGGCCCGGCATGGCGATCTGGCGCGAGAAGCTGTTCGCCTGGATGGTGCGCAACGCCCAGAGCGCGATGGAATTCTTCAAGCTGCCGACAAACCGCGTGATCGAGCTGGGAAGCCAGCTGGAGATCTGA
- a CDS encoding sensor histidine kinase, with protein MGLGKSRAILPFGRTPRSLDGCNPEAPFLLAPDLPCDLNDPSYPSDRGIFQATIDNLPDQVALVDGAGRIAMVNQGWAGMARTFHLGPFGVGDNYRQVCLKFAEYGYEIGFAVLRALDEFDEGLRSHSEHTYSIPGPQGESFYKVVLSSIELQRTRFIAVSSQEITDLVMLKRRNRELERERLSIQQREGRRIGREIHDTTAQELSVLNLSVERLRSLHSDKQSLEVFGVIDSALTHVIDEIRTISFMLHPPSLDHGLVEALNAMSRGFARRTKLAIGFTFGGEIEPWGEEIEQALYRIAQEALTNVYRHAQASQITVRLISRRNALHLVIEDDGIGMSPQACKVDAEGGGVGIASMRSRMLELSGRLSIQSRKAGCRVTASIPLPAAIVALRSAS; from the coding sequence ATGGGTTTAGGAAAGTCTCGCGCAATCCTGCCCTTCGGTAGAACCCCGAGAAGCCTTGACGGGTGTAACCCCGAAGCGCCCTTCCTGCTCGCTCCGGACTTGCCATGTGATCTCAACGATCCCAGCTATCCCAGTGATAGGGGTATATTCCAGGCCACGATCGATAATCTGCCCGACCAGGTCGCGCTCGTCGACGGTGCGGGTCGGATCGCCATGGTCAACCAGGGCTGGGCCGGAATGGCGCGAACCTTTCATCTCGGCCCCTTCGGAGTCGGTGACAATTATCGCCAAGTCTGCCTGAAATTTGCCGAATACGGTTATGAAATAGGCTTTGCCGTCCTCAGGGCGCTCGACGAATTCGATGAGGGGCTGCGGTCGCACTCGGAACACACCTATTCGATCCCGGGTCCGCAGGGCGAGAGTTTCTACAAAGTCGTCCTATCCAGCATAGAGTTGCAGCGGACCCGATTCATTGCCGTGTCCAGCCAGGAGATCACCGATCTGGTCATGCTGAAGCGCCGAAATCGCGAACTGGAGCGCGAAAGGCTATCTATCCAACAGCGGGAAGGGCGCCGGATCGGGCGAGAAATTCACGACACCACCGCCCAGGAGCTTTCGGTCCTGAATCTTTCGGTCGAGCGGCTCAGGAGCCTGCACAGCGACAAACAATCGCTCGAAGTGTTCGGTGTGATCGACAGCGCCCTGACCCACGTCATCGACGAGATCCGCACGATTTCCTTCATGCTACATCCGCCCTCGCTCGATCATGGGCTGGTGGAAGCGCTCAACGCGATGTCGCGCGGCTTCGCGCGGCGGACCAAGCTTGCGATCGGTTTCACCTTCGGCGGCGAAATCGAACCGTGGGGAGAGGAGATCGAGCAGGCGCTCTACCGGATAGCCCAGGAAGCGCTCACCAATGTCTATCGCCATGCCCAGGCGAGCCAGATCACCGTGCGGTTGATCTCGCGAAGGAACGCGCTTCACCTCGTCATCGAGGACGACGGTATCGGCATGTCTCCGCAGGCCTGCAAGGTCGACGCCGAGGGTGGGGGCGTGGGCATCGCCAGCATGCGGTCCCGCATGCTGGAACTGTCCGGGCGCCTGTCAATCCAGAGCCGGAAGGCCGGCTGCCGGGTAACCGCAAGCATTCCACTGCCCGCGGCGATAGTCGCGCTGCGCAGCGCGAGCTGA
- the kdpF gene encoding K(+)-transporting ATPase subunit F, with product MTLSLTLAGLTAVGLLIYLVAVLIRPERF from the coding sequence ATGACCCTATCCCTGACACTCGCCGGGCTCACTGCGGTGGGCCTTCTCATCTACCTCGTGGCCGTGTTGATCCGGCCCGAGCGGTTCTGA
- a CDS encoding hemerythrin domain-containing protein: MPQAKPEFTDAVALLKADHRKVEGLFEQFEKASGASRKQALATQICNELKIHTTIEEEIFYPAFQGKIEEDTLAEAYVEHDGAKVLINDIMAASPEDDFYDAKVHVLSEEIKHHVHEEEMPSEGMFAQCRKAGVDLVALRDQMTARKAELMRKVANGGLPAAELRVLHMA; encoded by the coding sequence ATGCCTCAAGCCAAACCCGAATTCACCGACGCCGTTGCCCTGCTCAAGGCCGATCACCGCAAGGTCGAAGGTCTGTTCGAACAGTTCGAGAAAGCCAGCGGTGCCAGCCGCAAGCAGGCGCTCGCAACGCAGATCTGCAACGAGCTCAAGATCCACACGACCATCGAAGAAGAGATCTTTTACCCCGCCTTCCAGGGCAAGATCGAGGAAGACACCCTGGCCGAAGCCTATGTCGAGCACGACGGCGCCAAGGTCCTGATCAACGATATCATGGCGGCCTCTCCCGAGGACGATTTCTACGACGCCAAGGTCCATGTGCTGTCCGAGGAGATCAAGCACCACGTGCACGAGGAAGAAATGCCGAGCGAAGGCATGTTCGCCCAGTGCCGCAAGGCCGGCGTCGACCTCGTCGCGCTGCGCGACCAGATGACGGCGCGCAAGGCGGAGCTGATGCGCAAGGTGGCCAACGGCGGTCTGCCCGCGGCCGAACTGCGCGTCCTCCATATGGCTTGA